The Magallana gigas chromosome 6, xbMagGiga1.1, whole genome shotgun sequence genome includes the window AAGAGGACGCTGTCCTTCTCCTGGTGCAAATGTATATATCTGATTCATATCTCTCGAGGCATCTTCTAATAAAGTATCACAGTTGCCATCTCTACCAACTCCATCTACTTCACAAAAATCATCATACTCAGTATCTTTCTCAGAATCGTCATCAGTATTCTGATTTTTCCTACCTTGTGTTTCTACAAATTCTTGAACAATTTCATTTGCTGAAGATGTGATTTCTTGAAACCAACTTTCATCAACATTAATGTTTGCATTCCTGTAGAAGTCACTGTTGTTCATTAACCAGTGTAATGCCATGAGTACTTTTGTGGGTCTTACATTTTCCTGATAATCACATTTTTGATAACACAGCCTTTTCTTTAGCTTGACAGGAACTGTGATATGTTCATCCATTTTTCTAGGAAGACTATTCACAGTTGGTTGAACATCAACTGGAACAATCACAATATTTCCTTTCACCGAATACTGTCCACCTCTTGGCAATTCTCTTATTTGCATGAAAGGAATTCTTAGTGACACAAGTCTTTCTTCCAatggtaacaaatttaattCCTTTGGCTTAGATGGCCAACTCATGCCATTTAGAACAGACAGCTTTGGAATCTTATTTTCTCGTATTGATGAATAGCAGGTATTGCAAATCCATTCTGTACTTTCAGCAGATGTTGTGtttgtaagatatttttttttacttgcgCTATCCAGTTTTGTGTTATCTACATTTAAAACACTTTCCCTGAACCAAGTTTGATGACAGCATGAACAAACGAAAATGGGACCATGTTTAATCTGTTTATGAAAATTCTGAATGCAGTTCTGGAGATGCATTCCAAacattctttgtttattttgttcacTTTCTCTGTTACAGTACTCTTTATTCAACCTTTTTTCTTGTCTTTTTTCTCTATCACATAGCCTTTCATTTTGTCTAAAGACATTGTCACTTCTTTGTGTTTGCTTTTTTAACCTTTCTTTTTCAAGAGCTAGTGGTCTTTCTCTGTATCTTCTTTttgaaattctatttttttcacGTTCTTTCTGATTTATTTCATAACTTTGTCTTCTAAGCTTCTTTGCAGACTTatctttttctctttctttctctctaaCTTCAACATGTTGCCTTttcaattttcttgaaattgtttccctttcattttctttctctttcacTTTAATACTTTGTCGTTTTAATTTTCTAGCATCTCTATcacattctttttctttctctctaaCTTCACCATGTTGCcttttcaattttcttgcaATTGTTTccctttcattttctttctctttcacTTTAACACTTTGTCGTTTTAATTTTCTAGCATCTCTATcacattctttttctttctctctaaCTTCAACATGTTGCcttttcaattttcttgcaATTGTTTccctttcattttctttctctttcacTTTAACACTTTGTCGTTTTAATTTTCTAGCATCTCTATcacattctttttctttctctctaaCTTCAACATGTTGCcttttcaattttcttgcaATTGTTTccctttcattttctttctctttcacTTTAACACTTTGTCGTTTTAATTTTCTAGCATCTCTATcacattctttttctttctctctaaCTTCAACATGTTGCcttttcaattttcttgcaATTGTTTccctttcattttctttctctttcacTTTAACACTTTGTCGTTTTAATTTTCTAGCAACTCTATcacattctttttctttctctctaaCTTCAACATGTTGCcttttcaattttcttgcaATTGTTTccctttcattttctttctctttAACACTTTGTCGTTTTAATTTTCTAGCATCTCTATcacattctttttctttctctcttacTTTAACATTTTGCCTTTTCAATTTTCTTGACATTTCCTTGTTTCTTTCAAGTTGTTTGAATTGTTCATTTTGTCTCTTTTTCATCATGTAATCCCTCATATAGCTTTTTCTGTCTTGTTCCTTGTCTACTAAATTTGTCACTGGTTGCTTTTCATCCATTCTATAAAACCTTTTCTGAAAAGGATCTTTTTCTGGGAAGCTATGGCACAATGTTGCAATTGAGATGGGTAAAATTTCAAATTGCATTGCAAAATCAATATGCATACTACTATACATATTGTACAAAAAAGAGACCAAATCATCAATATTCCTGTTGAACACTAGTAAAGATTTACCTTCAAAGGATGACATACCATCAATGTCATGACAGTGCGAGTCAAAGAAGTAGTACTCATTGTTGGACACTTTATATATCGCAGAACAAATAGACCCAATCATTATCATTAGGTACCTTGAAATTTGGAATGATTCTTCCAAAGCTTGATGCAAACTTTTTACTTGGCTGTTTTGCTCTTCAGAGATCACCAACCAATCCCCAAATGCTATTAAATTTCTGAATAACATGATGATTTTCTCCTAATGTTATGTTAAGAGGTAGTTCATCAAAAGAGAGAAACTTGTTCAAAAATTTTCCTTTTCCTTGCAaacttttcacaactttaacaTAAAGCTGGTCTCCTGATATTAATGTCTTATCTATAAATTCAGATGTAAATGAAAATCCTTCATAACATTTCACTAGCATTGTAAGAGCATTGCAGGTGCACTGACTTCCtcttgaaaataaagaaaatctatCATCTCCTTGATGAAATGAGCCAAATATCATTTTCGTAGCACAAACTTGCTTCTCTTCATTTATGTAACTGAGTGAAATTTTCAGACTAGCACATTTCTTAGAACCCAAAGGCAAATCTGCAATGTTACTGGCGCCCGAAGGCAAATCTGCAATGTTACTGGTGCCCGAAGGCAAACTATGTACTCTTTTTAATGAGGCAGTATCCCCCAGGTCAAACTGGCTCCTGTTTTTTACGTGGCCAGGTTCCACGAGTCTTACAGGTTCGTCAAATGTAACGTCATTTGTTGGGTCTAACTGGCTCCTGTTTTTTACGTGGCCAAGTTCCACGAGTCTATGGTCGTTACTGCTGGCATGATTTCTGGTTTCCCATCTTTACCAACGACCGCCGCCAACTCTTCTTCCGAGGCATTGTGTCTAGAATATAAACAATTTCACCCAATGCATTCTCTAAATATGACTTTAGcgtttactgtggaatcattagaattcgtggtggctcaattttgtGGTATTTGTGGGTAGCTGTCGCCCaagaatttacatcctcaacgaaaactaattaaaaaagatttagtttacctactgaaactgaaaactgatGCTTCCAAGAAATTACAttcccacgaataagcaaaaaacccacaatccacggaaattggccccccccccccccccccacgaaattaaatgattccacagtaactaAAACAGTGCaatggtgtaaaaaaaaattaagagatgtttgtaaaacacttattgATATGACCCCCCTCTGGACAACTTGGcataaaaattgtcaattaGCAAGTACCACATAAAAGCTTGACCTAAATATTCTTTATAAATCTGTGTACcaaattttattctaaatgtGAGTAACCTTTCTAGAgataatttgtttgtttaatgGACTTAAAGTCAACCTAATCAAATGCTGTGGTCTATTCTATTAATTAaacaagatgtaattataatcagGGGATAATAAAGTCTCCCAAACGAACCAGACCATCATTTGGGGTAGGGATGACCCACATGGGTCAAACTTTACAAACAAAGTGattaaatactttaattttatttctaaaatttcatcATGTTCCCCATGTGTCATTCACTGTATAACTGGTGAATCAACATGACctaaggaacaagaatatatatgatttatgggTGGGGGTCTCaactgttttcaagatatttgg containing:
- the LOC136276370 gene encoding trichohyalin-like yields the protein MIMIGSICSAIYKVSNNEYYFFDSHCHDIDGMSSFEGKSLLVFNRNIDDLVSFLYNMYSSMHIDFAMQFEILPISIATLCHSFPEKDPFQKRFYRMDEKQPVTNLVDKEQDRKSYMRDYMMKKRQNEQFKQLERNKEMSRKLKRQNVKVREKEKECDRDARKLKRQSVKEKENERETIARKLKRQHVEVREKEKECDRVARKLKRQSVKVKEKENERETIARKLKRQHVEVREKEKECDRDARKLKRQSVKVKEKENERETIARKLKRQHVEVREKEKECDRDARKLKRQSVKVKEKENERETIARKLKRQHVEVREKEKECDRDARKLKRQSVKVKEKENERETIARKLKRQHGEVREKEKECDRDARKLKRQSIKVKEKENERETISRKLKRQHVEVREKEREKDKSAKKLRRQSYEINQKEREKNRISKRRYRERPLALEKERLKKQTQRSDNVFRQNERLCDREKRQEKRLNKEYCNRESEQNKQRMFGMHLQNCIQNFHKQIKHGPIFVCSCCHQTWFRESVLNVDNTKLDSASKKKYLTNTTSAESTEWICNTCYSSIRENKIPKLSVLNGMSWPSKPKELNLLPLEERLVSLRIPFMQIRELPRGGQYSVKGNIVIVPVDVQPTVNSLPRKMDEHITVPVKLKKRLCYQKCDYQENVRPTKVLMALHWLMNNSDFYRNANINVDESWFQEITSSANEIVQEFVETQGRKNQNTDDDSEKDTEYDDFCEVDGVGRDGNCDTLLEDASRDMNQIYTFAPGEGQRPLSLYQDQNAEYLSFPTIFCGKGRLTNDERAVHVSYADIAKWELRSIDRRAAQSVPSSKKFK